A single window of Flavobacterium sp. 140616W15 DNA harbors:
- a CDS encoding RagB/SusD family nutrient uptake outer membrane protein — translation MKNIKIIMSLLVLVSITSCDEFLSETPDNRTQIDTPEKISELLVTAYPNATYMDIAETMSDNVFDSEISKISLKNEQNYNWEMQTETNVDTQARFWNESYKAIASANQALVAIKQLGDTPDLNPKKGEALLARAYSHFMLVTLWSNRYNPSTAKSDLGIPYIIEPETALIKQYARNSVAEVFDMIQKDLEEGLKYVTNDYKEPKFHFNKEAAKAFACRFYLVKGDWNKVIELSKDLGVTPFGKLRDYSTFNAFAFAQMPIEYSKEDKTTNLLVSYPYSIWRRAYSNRFYLTGNKQDLILGKETNIFGKPWLTSTSGIYLGGINVFVNKFYEYFKYTNVTAQIGEPYTGTVLFSNDELFLNRIEAHVMTNQIDLANSELEYFFSTRTSGYNATTDKLTQTSVMEMYPVINNEYTPFYALTPIQASYIKAIAEARRRDFIHEGIRWFDIKRFNLVVQHDTYTAGKVSKKNILIKDDKRRALQIPLSASNNGIEKNPR, via the coding sequence ATGAAAAATATAAAAATAATTATGTCCCTATTAGTACTTGTAAGTATTACTAGCTGTGATGAATTCCTTTCGGAAACGCCAGATAATAGAACTCAAATAGATACTCCAGAAAAAATTTCGGAGTTATTGGTTACTGCTTACCCAAATGCAACTTATATGGATATAGCAGAAACCATGTCGGATAATGTTTTTGATAGTGAGATATCTAAGATATCTTTAAAAAATGAGCAAAATTACAATTGGGAGATGCAAACAGAAACTAATGTAGACACTCAAGCAAGATTTTGGAATGAGTCTTATAAAGCAATAGCATCTGCTAATCAAGCTTTGGTAGCTATAAAACAACTCGGAGATACACCAGATCTTAACCCTAAAAAAGGAGAGGCTTTACTGGCTAGAGCTTATTCGCATTTTATGCTTGTTACATTATGGTCTAATCGTTATAATCCTTCAACTGCAAAATCTGATTTAGGAATTCCTTATATAATAGAACCAGAAACAGCTTTGATTAAGCAATATGCTAGAAATTCTGTTGCGGAAGTTTTTGATATGATTCAAAAAGATTTAGAAGAGGGACTTAAATATGTAACAAATGATTATAAGGAACCTAAATTCCATTTTAATAAAGAAGCAGCAAAAGCTTTTGCATGTCGTTTTTATTTAGTCAAAGGAGATTGGAATAAAGTAATTGAATTGTCTAAAGATCTAGGAGTTACACCGTTTGGTAAGCTTAGAGACTATAGTACTTTTAATGCATTTGCATTTGCACAAATGCCTATAGAGTATTCAAAAGAAGATAAAACAACTAATTTATTGGTATCCTATCCTTATTCTATTTGGAGGAGAGCTTATTCTAATAGATTTTATCTTACAGGCAATAAACAGGATTTGATACTAGGAAAAGAAACTAATATTTTTGGTAAGCCTTGGTTAACTAGTACTTCAGGGATTTATCTAGGAGGAATTAATGTTTTTGTTAATAAATTTTATGAGTATTTTAAATATACCAATGTAACTGCTCAAATTGGAGAACCTTATACAGGTACTGTACTCTTTAGTAATGATGAGTTATTCCTGAACCGTATTGAAGCGCATGTAATGACAAATCAGATTGATCTTGCCAATAGTGAGTTGGAATATTTCTTTTCAACAAGAACATCAGGGTATAATGCAACTACTGATAAATTAACTCAAACAAGTGTAATGGAAATGTATCCAGTAATTAATAACGAGTATACTCCTTTTTATGCTTTAACTCCAATACAAGCATCTTATATTAAAGCAATAGCAGAGGCGAGAAGAAGAGATTTTATACACGAGGGAATCAGATGGTTTGATATCAAACGCTTTAATCTTGTAGTACAGCATGATACATATACTGCAGGAAAAGTTAGTAAGAAAAACATCTTGATTAAAGATGACAAACGTAGAGCTCTACAGATACCACTTAGCGCATCAAATAACGGAATTGAAAAAAATCCTAGATAA
- a CDS encoding SusC/RagA family TonB-linked outer membrane protein, with the protein MKKPVVKQRLLFRIMKITLFQFVLAFVFSSVTMANSVKGQRKLDTKVTIDVVNLSLDNALSKLEKSAKVKFSYNSRMTQLNQKVSIEANDETLSSILNRVLKPFSITYSEVSNQIILQKDSSQAANFEDVNVSSSLFESLFIPVVKGKVIDQNGSPLPGATVLAKGSKVAVLTDFDGNFTIDMPTNTTRLIVSYVGMETQEVSIDKSPLTVVLNEQGQNLKEVVITTGYEKTSKRTFTGAISKISGAELKMDGVVDVSRMIEGKAAGVTVQNVTGTFGTAPKITVRGSSSIFGDTKPLWVIDGVVQEDIINLSFADLASGNSETLLSSSVAGLNSNDIQSIEILKDASATSIYGSRSLNGVVVVTTKQGRRDTPLKISYSLEQSVRAVPNYSQYDILNSQESMSIYKEMEAKGYLDLPSTVNGRYGGVYNILGKAINTYVPENDSYLVNNDPVSRNNFLKKYELANTDWFKVVFRPSITQSHSLSFSGGGKNNTFYASLGYYSDPGWTIADNVKQLSSNIKGTFFVNDKLNITLSTLASVRDQGAPGSYESQKDEVFGKVTRDFDINPFAYVLNTNRTLRPYDEKGNLEYYRNNWAPMNIINELANNFMEIEVKDIRFQLDLDYKINPHLTYNLTGSARYANTTREHKILEGSNVVSAYNAGVGNDLNTIVQDENIYLYQDPNDQTAPKVSVLPSGGFLRKFSNDLTSYNIRNSVSYRNTLHDKHELEGLFGTELRSVDRSSDNFTAAGVQFSRGLTPFTDPKFLEKIINDGGSYYGLNEERERTVGFFGKVGYTYDRRYTASLTGRYDGSNRQGNSNSSRWLPTYTISGKWNIAEEKFMQNLKAVNNLALRASYGLTATAGPATNSLAIYKSFITNRFNVSDREAAIRIDDLQNGDLTWEKQFETNIGLDLGMFNNRIQLTTDIYSRKAFDLVDYVLTSGVGGQDIKQGNNADMETKGLELGFTTKNIVTKDFNWSTTLNFSIYDQKITKLANQPSAFDLIDSNGGNALGRPRNSIYSYQFTGLNNQGLPTFVMQDGAVNNITGANFQDIDNVTNYLKYEGSIEPNKSIGLANTFTYKNWSLYVFFVGSGGNKVRLNPIYDSEYDDLTVFTKDFTNRWINPGDENVTNVPVIADKRLNENNGGASTLARAYNTYNYSDVRIADGDFVRLKNVSLSWEFPKEFKRKLGVNTFTLRGSAVNPWLIYSDKRLNGQDPEFRNTGGVALPVTSQYTFTINLSL; encoded by the coding sequence ATGAAAAAACCTGTTGTTAAACAACGATTACTCTTTCGAATCATGAAAATAACATTATTTCAGTTTGTCTTGGCGTTTGTCTTTTCAAGTGTCACTATGGCAAATAGTGTGAAAGGACAAAGGAAATTGGACACGAAAGTAACTATTGACGTTGTTAACTTAAGTTTGGATAACGCATTATCTAAGCTTGAAAAATCAGCTAAAGTTAAGTTTTCGTATAACTCAAGAATGACTCAATTGAATCAAAAAGTGAGTATCGAAGCCAACGATGAAACTTTATCAAGTATTCTAAATCGTGTACTTAAACCGTTCAGTATTACTTACTCAGAGGTAAGTAATCAAATTATATTGCAAAAGGACAGCTCACAAGCTGCTAATTTTGAAGATGTAAATGTATCAAGTTCATTGTTTGAAAGTTTATTTATTCCTGTTGTAAAAGGAAAAGTAATTGATCAAAACGGCAGTCCTTTACCTGGGGCTACTGTACTTGCAAAAGGGAGCAAGGTTGCAGTGCTTACTGATTTTGATGGTAATTTTACAATTGATATGCCAACCAATACTACAAGATTAATAGTCTCTTATGTGGGTATGGAAACACAAGAAGTTAGCATTGATAAATCGCCTCTTACTGTTGTTTTAAATGAACAAGGACAGAATTTAAAAGAAGTTGTGATCACAACGGGTTATGAAAAAACTTCAAAAAGAACTTTTACAGGAGCGATTAGTAAAATTTCGGGAGCGGAGTTAAAAATGGATGGTGTTGTAGATGTAAGTAGAATGATTGAAGGAAAAGCTGCGGGTGTTACTGTTCAAAACGTAACGGGTACATTTGGTACTGCACCTAAAATTACCGTGCGTGGATCATCATCAATTTTTGGAGATACAAAACCGTTATGGGTAATTGATGGTGTTGTACAAGAAGATATCATTAATTTATCTTTTGCAGATTTGGCTTCAGGTAACTCAGAAACTTTATTAAGTTCATCAGTTGCAGGTTTAAACTCTAATGATATCCAAAGTATTGAAATATTAAAAGATGCTTCGGCAACTTCTATTTATGGATCAAGATCTTTAAATGGGGTAGTGGTTGTAACTACAAAACAAGGGCGTAGAGATACACCTCTAAAAATATCTTATTCGTTAGAACAATCTGTTAGGGCGGTTCCTAATTATAGTCAATATGATATTTTGAATTCTCAGGAGTCGATGAGTATTTATAAGGAAATGGAAGCTAAAGGGTATCTTGATTTGCCATCAACAGTAAACGGTAGATACGGTGGTGTATATAATATTTTAGGTAAAGCTATAAATACCTATGTTCCTGAAAATGATAGCTATTTGGTAAACAATGATCCTGTAAGTCGTAATAATTTTTTAAAAAAATACGAGTTAGCCAATACTGATTGGTTTAAAGTTGTGTTTAGACCATCTATAACACAAAGTCACTCGTTGAGTTTTTCTGGAGGAGGGAAAAACAATACATTTTATGCTTCTTTAGGTTATTATTCAGATCCAGGATGGACTATAGCTGATAATGTAAAACAACTTTCATCGAACATAAAAGGAACCTTTTTTGTAAATGATAAATTAAACATTACTTTATCTACTTTAGCTTCTGTAAGAGATCAAGGAGCTCCAGGAAGTTATGAAAGTCAAAAAGATGAAGTTTTTGGAAAAGTAACTCGTGATTTTGATATAAATCCCTTTGCCTATGTGTTAAATACAAATAGAACGTTAAGGCCTTATGATGAGAAAGGGAATCTAGAATATTATAGAAATAACTGGGCTCCAATGAATATTATTAATGAGTTGGCTAATAATTTCATGGAAATTGAAGTTAAAGATATTCGTTTTCAATTGGATTTAGATTATAAAATAAATCCACATTTAACGTATAATCTTACGGGATCAGCTCGTTATGCTAATACTACAAGAGAGCACAAAATATTAGAAGGTTCTAATGTTGTAAGTGCTTATAATGCGGGAGTTGGTAATGATTTAAATACAATTGTTCAAGACGAAAATATCTATTTGTATCAAGATCCAAATGATCAAACAGCACCAAAAGTTTCGGTATTACCAAGTGGAGGTTTTTTGAGAAAATTTTCTAATGATTTGACTTCATACAACATCAGAAATAGTGTTAGTTACAGAAATACGTTACATGATAAGCATGAATTAGAAGGTTTGTTTGGAACTGAATTACGATCTGTAGATAGAAGTAGTGATAATTTTACAGCAGCTGGAGTTCAATTTAGTAGAGGTCTTACCCCTTTTACTGATCCTAAGTTTCTTGAAAAAATCATTAACGATGGAGGTTCATATTACGGTTTAAATGAAGAAAGAGAAAGAACAGTTGGTTTCTTTGGAAAAGTAGGTTATACCTATGATCGTCGTTATACTGCGTCTTTGACAGGACGTTATGATGGATCCAACAGACAAGGTAATAGTAATTCTTCTAGATGGTTGCCTACATATACGATAAGTGGTAAGTGGAATATTGCTGAAGAGAAATTCATGCAAAATTTAAAAGCGGTAAACAATTTAGCATTAAGAGCTTCTTATGGGCTTACAGCAACAGCTGGACCAGCTACAAATTCTTTGGCTATTTATAAAAGTTTCATCACCAACCGTTTTAATGTTTCTGATAGAGAAGCGGCAATTAGAATTGACGACTTGCAAAACGGTGATTTAACATGGGAAAAACAATTTGAAACTAATATCGGTTTAGATCTAGGGATGTTTAACAATCGTATACAACTTACTACTGATATTTACAGCCGTAAAGCCTTTGATTTAGTAGATTATGTACTTACTTCAGGAGTTGGTGGTCAAGATATTAAACAGGGTAATAATGCTGATATGGAGACCAAAGGTCTTGAGTTAGGTTTTACAACAAAAAATATTGTTACTAAAGATTTTAATTGGTCAACGACTCTTAATTTTTCTATATATGATCAAAAAATTACAAAATTAGCAAATCAGCCTTCTGCTTTTGATTTAATTGATTCTAATGGAGGAAATGCTTTAGGGAGACCAAGAAATTCAATTTATTCATATCAATTTACAGGTTTAAATAACCAAGGGTTACCAACATTTGTTATGCAAGATGGTGCCGTAAATAATATTACTGGGGCCAATTTTCAAGACATTGATAATGTTACAAATTATTTAAAATATGAAGGATCTATAGAGCCAAATAAATCAATTGGTCTAGCCAATACTTTCACTTATAAAAATTGGTCATTATATGTGTTCTTCGTAGGATCTGGGGGGAACAAGGTACGTTTAAACCCTATTTATGATAGTGAATACGATGATTTAACAGTATTCACAAAAGATTTTACTAACCGTTGGATAAACCCTGGTGATGAGAATGTTACAAATGTTCCAGTTATAGCAGATAAGAGATTAAATGAAAATAATGGAGGGGCAAGTACATTAGCGCGAGCATATAATACTTATAATTATTCAGATGTTCGTATAGCTGATGGAGATTTTGTAAGACTAAAAAATGTTTCATTAAGTTGGGAGTTTCCTAAAGAGTTTAAGAGAAAGTTGGGTGTGAATACATTTACCTTAAGAGGGTCTGCAGTGAACCCTTGGTTAATTTATTCAGATAAAAGATTAAACGGTCAGGATCCTGAATTCCGTAATACGGGTGGAGTAGCTCTACCAGTTACTAGTCAATACACTTTTACTATAAATCTTTCATTGTAA
- a CDS encoding FecR family protein: MQERNNYKEVEDFLADKSFRTWVQSEEDLDRWEEWTLENPKRAKLVEEARLWLLAMNVPESTLSQTDIQLALEATWNKIERKEITQKGINFSVFKLWSNYWLRGVAAALVLGLAISWLYKNNINSDNTIVTYKELVSENYEGLVEQTNHSNKSQIITLSDGSSVLLKPNSKLSYPKIFIGNERKVYLSGEAFFEISKNPNKPFFVFANEIVTRVVGTSFRIKAYSDQPNVEVLVRTGKVTVKSNELLTNSKKKEVVLLPNQALRFVRQGFTFNKITDITLDESLSHSVGNIEQLSFEFTDIPVTQILKTIEQAYLVKIDYPHSKLKDCHLTTSLSDQPLPEKLKIICKSLGNNTSYEMNGNQIIITSNGCE, translated from the coding sequence ATGCAAGAACGTAACAATTATAAAGAAGTAGAAGATTTTTTAGCTGACAAATCATTCCGAACATGGGTTCAATCTGAAGAAGATTTGGATCGCTGGGAAGAATGGACTCTTGAGAATCCTAAACGTGCCAAATTAGTAGAAGAAGCTCGTTTATGGTTGTTGGCAATGAATGTGCCTGAGAGTACTTTGTCTCAAACGGATATTCAATTAGCATTAGAGGCTACTTGGAACAAGATTGAAAGAAAAGAAATTACTCAAAAAGGAATAAATTTCTCTGTATTCAAACTTTGGAGTAATTATTGGCTTCGCGGAGTTGCTGCAGCTTTAGTTTTAGGGCTTGCAATTAGTTGGTTATATAAGAATAATATAAATTCTGACAATACAATTGTTACTTATAAAGAACTTGTAAGTGAAAACTACGAAGGTCTTGTAGAGCAAACCAATCACTCTAATAAATCACAAATTATAACTTTATCTGATGGTAGTTCTGTTTTGTTAAAGCCAAACAGTAAGCTAAGTTACCCTAAAATATTTATAGGGAACGAGAGAAAAGTTTATCTATCTGGCGAAGCTTTTTTTGAAATTAGTAAGAATCCCAATAAACCATTTTTTGTCTTCGCCAATGAGATAGTTACCAGAGTAGTGGGAACAAGTTTTAGGATTAAGGCATATTCTGATCAGCCTAATGTTGAGGTGCTTGTTCGAACAGGAAAAGTTACTGTTAAGTCAAATGAATTACTTACAAATTCAAAAAAGAAAGAAGTTGTTTTATTACCTAATCAAGCCTTACGTTTTGTGCGACAAGGATTTACTTTTAATAAAATTACTGATATTACACTAGATGAGTCTTTATCCCACTCAGTAGGTAATATTGAACAGCTAAGCTTCGAGTTTACTGATATTCCAGTTACACAGATACTCAAGACCATTGAACAAGCGTATTTGGTAAAGATTGATTATCCCCATTCAAAACTTAAAGATTGCCACCTTACAACTTCGTTAAGTGACCAACCACTACCAGAGAAACTCAAAATTATTTGTAAAAGTCTTGGTAACAATACAAGTTATGAGATGAATGGAAATCAAATCATCATTACATCCAACGGATGTGAATAA
- a CDS encoding RNA polymerase sigma factor, which translates to MKVQTITKVDVLDDSILWNNLKAGDEKAFSLLFEKHYAHLVRYGNSLSAFAEKVQDCVQDVFTDIWVYRETLDDSVVVKAYLLSSVRKRIARLHERDHIFRKTTSIDSIEFLFDFSVEHQLIADEETLVKVSHLNKLLNSLPARQKEALYLRYNEGLSVEQIAEMLNVNYQSANNLLHRALLNLRKEWKGNISLLLLLSPGLF; encoded by the coding sequence ATGAAAGTCCAAACAATAACGAAGGTAGATGTCCTTGATGATTCTATACTCTGGAATAATCTGAAGGCTGGTGATGAAAAGGCCTTTTCATTACTTTTTGAAAAGCATTATGCGCATTTAGTTCGTTATGGAAATTCGCTTTCTGCTTTTGCAGAAAAAGTGCAAGATTGTGTGCAGGATGTATTCACAGATATTTGGGTATATAGAGAAACATTAGATGATTCAGTTGTTGTAAAAGCCTATTTGTTATCTAGCGTACGTAAGAGAATTGCCCGACTTCATGAGCGTGATCATATTTTTCGCAAGACAACTTCTATAGATTCGATTGAATTTTTATTTGATTTCTCTGTTGAGCATCAACTTATCGCTGACGAAGAAACTCTAGTTAAAGTTTCACATCTTAATAAATTATTAAATAGTTTGCCAGCAAGGCAAAAAGAAGCTTTATATTTAAGATATAATGAAGGACTTAGTGTGGAGCAAATTGCAGAAATGCTTAATGTTAATTACCAATCGGCTAATAACTTGTTACACCGTGCTTTATTAAATCTTCGTAAAGAATGGAAAGGTAATATCTCCCTTTTATTGCTTTTATCACCAGGCCTTTTTTAG
- a CDS encoding cupin-like domain-containing protein, which yields MAFKYIEIERVEKLTKKEFIENYYKPQKPVVITNQIEDWPAFTKWNFDFLREVAGDKTVPLYDNRKTDHTKKVNEPDFTMTMSEYVDILEKGPTHLRIFLYNLMKDVPSMRADMRWPKLGLRLIKSLPLVFFGGQNAKVFMHYDIDFPNIFHIHFQGKKQCVLVDPKETKYMYRLPYSWICNEDIDFDNPDYDKFPALKYVKPYIANLQHGEMLYMPEGWWHYMKYTTPGFSLSLRSLSGRPTNVIKALLNVTVIRHYDNWMRKRKGQAWLDYKDEESIRRTNALLEKQ from the coding sequence ATGGCATTTAAATATATAGAGATTGAAAGAGTAGAGAAACTTACAAAAAAAGAATTCATAGAAAACTATTATAAGCCACAAAAACCTGTAGTCATAACTAATCAAATAGAAGATTGGCCTGCCTTTACAAAATGGAATTTTGACTTTTTAAGAGAAGTAGCAGGGGATAAAACGGTTCCTTTATACGACAATCGTAAAACGGATCATACCAAAAAAGTCAATGAGCCCGATTTTACAATGACTATGTCTGAATATGTTGATATACTCGAAAAAGGACCTACTCATTTACGTATATTTCTATATAATTTAATGAAAGATGTGCCTTCTATGAGAGCCGATATGAGATGGCCCAAACTTGGTCTTCGACTAATAAAAAGCTTACCATTGGTCTTTTTTGGAGGTCAAAATGCTAAAGTATTTATGCATTATGATATTGATTTCCCCAACATATTTCATATCCATTTTCAAGGAAAAAAACAATGCGTTCTTGTAGATCCCAAAGAAACAAAATACATGTATCGCCTTCCCTATTCCTGGATTTGTAATGAAGATATCGATTTTGATAATCCCGATTACGACAAGTTTCCTGCTCTTAAATACGTAAAACCATATATTGCCAATTTGCAACATGGCGAAATGCTCTATATGCCTGAGGGCTGGTGGCATTATATGAAATATACTACTCCGGGATTTTCATTAAGCCTACGTTCCTTATCTGGCAGACCAACTAATGTAATCAAAGCATTACTTAATGTAACAGTCATACGCCATTATGATAACTGGATGCGAAAACGCAAAGGACAAGCTTGGCTAGATTATAAAGACGAAGAATCCATTCGTAGAACAAATGCTTTGTTGGAAAAACAATGA
- a CDS encoding alpha-ketoglutarate-dependent dioxygenase AlkB — protein MLLFNDTEIFTSGNREKKVFDLPDTELILSDSLFTKEEADHYYNVLLNNTAWREYEMEMYDKTLKVPRMISWYEDKSNIGVALDSPDWTPELLQIKERVETETGVKFNSVLLNLYRNGKDGVNWHSDREQNFGKDAIIASVSFGETRMFKLRHKFKKEIPQLEIPLYHGSYLLMGGTTQSFWQHQVPKSTKDILPRINLTFRIVDRKL, from the coding sequence ATGTTACTTTTTAATGATACCGAAATTTTTACAAGTGGTAATAGAGAAAAAAAGGTTTTTGACCTCCCAGATACAGAATTGATATTGTCTGATTCTCTTTTTACTAAAGAGGAAGCTGATCATTATTATAATGTGTTGCTAAACAATACTGCATGGCGTGAATATGAAATGGAAATGTATGATAAAACGCTTAAAGTTCCACGTATGATTTCTTGGTATGAAGACAAAAGTAATATTGGTGTTGCACTAGATTCTCCAGATTGGACGCCCGAATTATTGCAGATAAAAGAACGAGTAGAGACAGAGACAGGAGTTAAATTCAATAGTGTGTTGCTCAATTTGTATCGAAACGGAAAAGATGGAGTAAACTGGCATAGTGACCGAGAGCAAAATTTTGGAAAAGATGCTATTATTGCTTCTGTAAGTTTTGGAGAGACTCGAATGTTTAAGTTAAGACATAAATTTAAAAAAGAAATTCCACAATTAGAAATTCCGTTATATCACGGGTCTTATTTATTAATGGGAGGAACAACACAAAGTTTTTGGCAACATCAGGTTCCTAAAAGCACAAAAGATATTTTACCAAGAATTAATCTTACTTTTAGGATTGTAGACAGGAAGTTATAA
- a CDS encoding LexA family transcriptional regulator yields MSLFSENIKHLRARKEISQREVAEGLHISRDRYAKYEDGKNSPPPEILVAISRFFHISIDILLSVEMKKIPLGELLKLGDNRILLPITVDRNGDNLIEIIPHKAKAGYLSGYADPEFIENLQHISLPFLGHGKHRAFPVEGDSMPPHENGSFIVGRYVENLGEVLDGKTYILITKTDGIVYKRLNKNGKNDLMAHSDNTFYPPYLVKASNILEIWEYVCNIGRNDKEQKTSEIDTIKTMFLELKNEIKTLKDK; encoded by the coding sequence ATGTCGTTATTTTCTGAAAATATTAAGCACCTTAGAGCCCGAAAAGAGATTTCACAACGTGAAGTAGCCGAAGGTTTACATATATCTCGTGATCGTTATGCCAAATACGAAGATGGAAAGAACTCTCCTCCACCAGAAATATTAGTAGCTATATCACGCTTTTTTCATATTAGCATAGATATTTTACTTTCTGTAGAAATGAAAAAAATTCCTCTAGGTGAGTTGCTAAAATTGGGTGATAACCGAATATTACTACCAATTACGGTAGATAGAAATGGTGACAATTTAATCGAAATTATTCCACATAAAGCAAAAGCAGGCTATCTTTCTGGCTATGCTGATCCTGAGTTTATCGAAAACTTACAACACATCTCACTCCCGTTCTTAGGTCACGGAAAACACAGAGCATTTCCTGTAGAAGGCGATTCGATGCCTCCTCACGAAAACGGCTCTTTTATTGTTGGCAGGTATGTAGAGAATTTAGGCGAAGTTCTAGATGGCAAAACCTACATTCTTATTACAAAAACTGATGGTATCGTGTATAAGCGTCTCAACAAAAATGGGAAAAATGATTTAATGGCACATTCTGATAATACATTCTATCCTCCTTATCTTGTAAAGGCTTCAAATATTCTCGAAATCTGGGAATATGTATGTAATATTGGTAGAAATGATAAAGAACAAAAAACATCCGAAATAGATACTATTAAAACCATGTTCTTAGAATTAAAAAACGAAATTAAAACGCTTAAAGACAAATAG
- a CDS encoding urea transporter, protein MIGIFYGSITMGVGALLAVSVGTITAYLLQYDKDQIANGIYGFSATLVGVALTFYFEATLIVWIAVVIGAVLATVIQHWFSNKKIPVFTFPFILVTWGIMYLLKDVFSVGPSAFLDIPAEINQDFAFGFRGYGQVIFQGSTLAGLLFFIGVFVNSPLQALYGFFGAVIAGFMSRLYDAPIELVMTGLLSYNAVLCAIVFSGDKIKDGIWVIIAIILSLVVSFIMSVYQMTPLTFPFVAGTWSVLIIKKMTARISDYKY, encoded by the coding sequence TTGATAGGAATATTTTATGGATCTATCACTATGGGAGTAGGAGCCTTATTAGCAGTTTCTGTTGGTACAATCACAGCATATTTATTACAATATGATAAAGATCAAATTGCAAATGGAATTTACGGCTTCAGTGCTACTTTGGTAGGTGTAGCACTTACTTTTTATTTTGAAGCAACATTAATTGTTTGGATAGCTGTTGTAATTGGAGCAGTATTAGCTACTGTTATACAACATTGGTTTAGTAATAAAAAGATTCCAGTATTTACATTCCCATTTATTCTGGTTACATGGGGAATAATGTATTTGCTAAAGGATGTTTTCTCAGTTGGACCATCTGCGTTTTTGGATATTCCAGCAGAAATTAATCAGGATTTTGCCTTTGGATTTCGTGGGTATGGTCAGGTTATATTTCAAGGAAGTACGCTAGCTGGACTGCTATTTTTTATTGGGGTATTTGTTAATTCTCCATTGCAGGCACTTTATGGTTTTTTTGGAGCTGTAATTGCTGGTTTTATGTCTAGATTATATGATGCTCCGATAGAATTAGTTATGACTGGATTGCTTAGTTATAATGCAGTATTATGTGCTATAGTTTTTTCGGGAGATAAAATAAAAGATGGAATTTGGGTAATAATTGCAATTATTCTCTCATTAGTTGTCAGTTTTATTATGAGCGTTTATCAAATGACTCCGCTTACTTTTCCTTTTGTAGCAGGTACTTGGAGCGTTTTGATAATAAAGAAAATGACAGCAAGAATAAGTGATTATAAATATTAA
- a CDS encoding response regulator: MESKYVFLLIEDSDIDKLVIKQLLKKVLEVTHVNAVNNGKEGIEWIIDNRKSFTQSLVILLDIQMPIMTGFEFLIEYDKLSDDLRHETQIFVLSSSLVKEEIKRIKNNRYVTDFLSKPIDIEEFGDVLYPKLKKKVQ; this comes from the coding sequence ATGGAATCTAAATATGTATTTTTGCTGATAGAAGATAGCGATATCGATAAGCTGGTTATAAAACAACTGCTTAAAAAGGTACTTGAAGTAACACATGTAAATGCTGTTAATAATGGTAAAGAGGGAATCGAATGGATTATAGATAACCGAAAGAGTTTTACTCAATCTCTAGTTATTCTTCTTGATATACAAATGCCAATAATGACTGGATTTGAATTTCTTATAGAGTATGATAAACTTTCAGATGATTTAAGGCATGAAACTCAAATATTTGTTCTTTCGTCTTCATTAGTGAAGGAAGAAATAAAGCGGATTAAAAATAATCGCTATGTAACAGATTTCCTAAGTAAACCTATCGATATTGAGGAGTTTGGAGATGTGTTATATCCAAAGCTAAAGAAAAAAGTGCAATAA